One Pseudanabaena sp. FACHB-2040 genomic window carries:
- a CDS encoding ABC transporter permease has product MASRSSALRYYILVRLLLAPLMIWTITTVVFLLLRATPGDPIDALLGPRAPQEAKDILRGQLGLDAPIWLQYVRYLGNLLRFDLGSSLSSQGETVWQIIQNHFPATVELSVCGMVVAAVVGLGVGAIAASRPNSALDAGGRLFGILTYAVPMYWFGMILQLIFSVQLGWFPIGTRYPLSGTAPQGFTGLYLVDSLLSGNLAQFGTAIYYLALPSLTLGILISGVFERIVRVNLKQTLRADYVEAARARGISERRIVTAHALKNALIPVITVLGLTFASLLGGAVLTEVTFSWPGLANRLYEAISERDYPVVQGLMVFFAVIVAVISILIDILNAYIDPRIRY; this is encoded by the coding sequence ATGGCTTCTCGATCTAGCGCACTGCGATATTACATCCTGGTGCGGCTGCTGCTGGCACCGCTGATGATCTGGACGATTACGACAGTGGTGTTTCTCCTGCTGAGGGCTACGCCGGGCGATCCGATTGATGCCCTGTTGGGGCCAAGAGCCCCTCAGGAAGCAAAGGATATTCTGCGCGGTCAACTAGGGTTAGATGCCCCGATTTGGCTGCAGTATGTCCGGTACTTGGGCAATTTGCTGCGCTTTGATCTGGGCAGCTCTCTGTCTAGCCAGGGGGAGACCGTCTGGCAAATTATTCAAAACCATTTTCCAGCCACGGTAGAGCTGTCGGTGTGCGGCATGGTGGTGGCGGCAGTGGTGGGGTTGGGGGTAGGTGCGATCGCAGCCTCCCGCCCCAACTCTGCCCTCGATGCGGGCGGGAGGCTGTTTGGCATTCTTACCTACGCGGTGCCGATGTACTGGTTTGGAATGATTCTGCAGCTCATCTTCTCTGTACAGCTAGGCTGGTTTCCGATTGGCACCCGCTACCCGCTGAGCGGGACTGCGCCCCAGGGATTTACCGGGCTGTATCTGGTGGATAGTTTGCTATCAGGCAATTTGGCCCAATTTGGTACGGCAATATACTATCTGGCACTGCCCAGCTTAACCTTGGGCATTTTGATTAGCGGCGTATTTGAGAGAATTGTGCGGGTCAATCTCAAGCAGACGCTGCGGGCAGACTATGTTGAAGCTGCTAGGGCCAGAGGTATTTCGGAAAGAAGGATTGTTACAGCCCACGCACTCAAGAATGCGCTCATTCCTGTCATTACAGTTTTAGGGCTCACCTTTGCCTCTTTGCTCGGAGGCGCTGTGCTGACGGAAGTAACCTTTTCCTGGCCGGGACTGGCGAACCGACTTTACGAAGCAATCTCTGAACGAGATTATCCCGTTGTGCAGGGTTTGATGGTCTTTTTTGCGGTCATAGTGGCAGTCATTAGTATCTTGATCGATATTCTTAATGCCTACATTGATCCCCGCATTCGTTACTAG